The window ggtAAAGGTGTTTCCATTCCAGGACCTCGTCAGATgcagaatttcaagaaaagtggaaTGAGTTCGAGTTCTTCCAGTGGTGGATTTAGTGCCACAGGTCCGAGGAGAGGAGGTGGTAGGTTTGGTAATGGACCTAGATTTTCTGGTCAGAGAGGCTTTAGTGGTACTGGTAGTTCGGGTCCTCCGTTATGTCGCCGTTGTAATTTCcgacatcatggggaatgtaggAGAAGCAGTGGTGCATGCTTTACATGTGGTCAGACAGGACATAGAGCTATGTATTGTCCCcagaatcagcagaggccccaGCAGCCTGTTATGCCAACATCAGCACCGACTCAACAGAACTTTAATTCAGGCAGTTATGGCCAGGgtggtcgtggtggtgcttatcactatcagggtgatgctgCTCCTTATGCTCCGGGACAGTATCACTATTCCCAGGATCCTTATTTTCAGAGTGGATATTCTCAGGATCAAGGAGGTTATACTTCATATCCGTCTATGCCAGCTAGcggatctcagtggtatcagGGGGGTCAGCCCCAACAGAGCGGAGTTGCTGCTAGTAGTACAGGGTCGTTTAGGCCGCCTGCCCAGGCAGGTCAAGGACGTACTCATCAGGGACGAGGTAACCAGAGTGGCAGAGGTCGTGGAGGACGACAGCCAGCTCAGGGACGTGTTAACCACATCTcgctgcaagatgctcagaaccatccagacttgattatgggtacgttgaatgttcttggtcattttgctagagtcttgattgattgtggtgctacacactctgtgatttctcatacatttgctcaaataacgcaacctcatccttcacctctagggtttgatttagagtttgctatgcctagaggggataaatgttatgttgatagttttTACtctgggtgtccagtgatggtagataaTGTCATTATGCCtgctaatcttatcccgttagacatcgtggattttgatgtgattttaggggcggattggttgcattataatcgcgcccatatagattgttacgggaaatcagttacttttcttCGTCCTGGACTACCTGAGGTTACAtttgtgggtgaaagaagtggggtgaggcatggtgttatttcagCCATAAGGGCGAAGAAATTGTTATCcaagggttgtcagggatacttggcacatgtggtgttaaatgatgttgatTCCAGTAGTGTGGAGGAAGTCGGAGTAGTCAGacactatcctgatgtatttccaGATGATTTACCTGGGTTGCCTCCAGATAGAGATGTGGAATTTtcgattgatttgcttccaggtacgaaccctatctctttgactccttatagaatggcaccAGCGGAATTaagagagttgaaaattcaattgcaagagttaattgataaaggtttcattcagcctagttcttcaccttggggagctccagtgttgtttgtaagaaagaaagatggaactttgagattgtgcattgattacaggcaattgaatcgggtgacgattaaaaaccgttatcccttgcctcgtatagatgatttgtttgatcagctcaaaggtgcctgtgtgttttctaagatcGATTTGAGGTCTGGGTATTATCAattaaagattaaagatgaggatgttcataaaacagctttcaggactcgttatgggcattatgagtttttggtgatgccatttg is drawn from Malus domestica chromosome 14, GDT2T_hap1 and contains these coding sequences:
- the LOC139191152 gene encoding uncharacterized protein, yielding MPPRRDPRRAAEPNFPDITQLGAAMAQAFQANIRPPQRTPVETMYNLKLETFEGNEGYEGAEKWLDRIEQTFQVMQSQGNLPANRWVETTTWFLGREPAAWWINQSRHMAPERAAEWEVFKENFMKRFVPPEYIDRKKQEFTSLKQRNMSAHEYYRKFTDLSRYDSDLAGNQAEMLRRFKLGSKKKYRTFANALPCADYHEYFEILVRMEDSDNLPDSEDEEDKGNGQKKNEKGKGVSIPGPRQMQNFKKSGMSSSSSSGGFSATGPRRGGGRFGNGPRFSGQRGFSGTGSSGPPLCRRCNFRHHGECRRSSGACFTCGQTGHRAMYCPQNQQRPQQPVMPTSAPTQQNFNSGSYGQGGRGGAYHYQGDAAPYAPGQYHYSQDPYFQSGYSQDQGGYTSYPSMPASGSQWYQGGQPQQSGVAASSTGSFRPPAQAGQGRTHQGRGNQSGRGRGGRQPAQGRVNHISLQDAQNHPDLIMVMVDNVIMPANLIPLDIVDFDVILGADWLHYNRAHIDCYGKSVTFLRPGLPEVTFVGERSGVRHGVISAIRAKKLLSKGCQGYLAHVVLNDVDSSSVEEVGVVRHYPDVFPDDLPGYEPYLFDSL